The sequence below is a genomic window from Ciona intestinalis chromosome 1, KH, whole genome shotgun sequence.
aattttgttCACTTTTGTTAAGCAGTGTAATGTTTTTCAATTAGCAGGCATCGTTCGgacttttaaaaactgtcGGGCCGGCGCATGAATTAATGATTTATTAATTCGCTGCATAACATAATCAATTCTGACACAACCAACAACTTTATATTCCTAAAATCCAGCATTTATCTGGGCAAGAGACATTAGAAATTGTGCCGAAAAACAGCTGTATCTGATTGTGGTATAACAGAGATTGTAACTAAAATATtagataaaaaatatgcatCAATATTTCAAAGTGTTTGTTCCGAATTATAGATCGGTATTACTATTGTGGGATATAAAACAGAGACAATCTTAAATCTCCACTAAATTTTGTTGATTTGAAACTGAAGACTAGTGACGGAAACCCGTCACATAAAAATACCCTGTATCTCATGTCAACCCTTTAAGTGCTGCCctattttttcacaagttttaatttttgactaGGTCTCACTTAATTAGTTTTTGCAACCACTATAGCAGTTGATCAAAGCATGCTATAGGAAGTCTGTGGAATATGAAATTGTCTAcaacttcatatttttaatttttttaatgacttGCAATGCGTATTTAaggcaaaaaaattattgtacTAAAACACGCTTGGTGGggctaagaaaaaaaattatataatatactaaaGCATGCCGAGTGTTTTTCTAAAACATACTTGTGAAACCCTTTTTTAACAATGTGAGGCCCATAACTTTGCTTGTCCTTACTCCTGATATACTATTTTTTCGTGCAAAGGGAGCTATCCCAATGGAAGATTCATTAAAATATGGTAAATCTAACTGCCACCCAACCGATTACGACTCATCACAACccttcaaatatttttgtcatttCCTAACCTTAAACTTTGAACGAAAAATTGTTTCTAGTTTTATCAAGAATTTTAGAACGTGTATGGTCATTTAGCTTGAGTTTAGAAATAAAAGACCACCtggtgtgtttttttgtaaatatgggGATTCGGGTATTTCCCTATGGCAACTCTATATTGGCCCGAAAAGAAGATAACAGCATAACATGGGAACAAGACTGTGGGTAAATGGCTTAATTTgctaaaactgtttaaaactttgataaTACATTACACAACATTTTCAAATGCGTTGATGTATTTTACTATTgctaaaatcaaaatttcttCCTCTATCAAATAAGACTGAAATTGCGCCCAAGTAACGAGAAATGACCTTCCAACAACAATCTAAGTAGCGTTAGGTGTCTGGCGACTTGAGTCGCCAATGGCGGTTGAAGGGTTAATAATATAACTAAACGTTGTTAATGAGTTGTATTCGATTAATGGGTTGTGCTATCATTCGTTACGATTCCATTCTTTATGATAGGTAGtcaacaaaaacttaaatgcGAACCGGTATATGTCtctttattacatttaatcTTTTGCTTTACATGTAAGGATAATCAATAACATTACTCTAGGTTGATCGAATTTCTTGCAAGGCTCAAAGAATCAACACAAAACAGGTTTTTAAACCTCATACATTTTTACCATTGTGTACATTTATAGTTGTATAATTACCATCCAAATTATTCCAGATGATTTGGAGCGTGTGGGTCACAGATATCTCATCATGGAAGGAAGTTGATTTGCCTCATTCCTCCACTGCTGCTCTGTTGATCCACACTTTGCTTACAAAACTAAAGCGCAAAATTGATTTATCATCCTGGTCTATTATAGAACAGAATAGTGACTCAATGATAGGTAAATGATGATATCTTTTTGCTTTTGCATGCTATTTGCACTTTAATTACTACAACCAAATGgacaaaataaaatgctaAATAATGATTGTTTGATATAAATTTTCTTTcactttaaatattcaatCTTTGATCTTAGAGAGATACGTTGAAGATTATGAAATTATTGATGAAATCTGGAAAAACCAAGAATCTGATAGTATTTCAagattttgtttgaataagaCTCCATCCAAGTACACTATATTGCTTAGCCCTGATGTGAGTTATTAGTAGGGTTGTGCTTTAGTAGTAAAAGCCTATGTTTGCCAAGCTTTACTTCAGGCTCTTCCAAGCGCTAATGATCTCATTAAAGAGAATTGTTCCATATTTGTTGAAAATTGTATAAACTCATACAGAACACtttcttaaaattaaacaccGCACAAAAATCTGATTCACATAGTGGCCCTTCACACATTAGATATTCAGGTCATAATACCGCTTGCGTTTATTATTAGCAATCCAGGATATGgcaaattaaatgttttacgTTTACGGTGATGTTACTTCACGACCATTGGTTGAAGCAGGTGTGCCGATATGCTGAATTTTGTGGATATATGAAGCAGATCTGTGCGTTGAATATGAAGTCACATAACGTAGGCTATTGGCGCAAACTCGGATTTTTTGGgcggtaataaacaacataaacatattccagaagtagcactgctttatatttacattgttttctTTGCCATTGAAATGTTAGTTATGAAATAGTAGGCATTCACACATgaattcattgcatcataatagcaattgttcAACCTATCAATTAATCGTGAcctaatagcaattcacacgtcggTTTATTTGCTTTATAATAGTGgttaacatgtttattttttagtcagtctttagaaaaaaaaagctATTAATCATTTGATTAGCGAGTGGATAATATAGATAAAGATTGCAACGTTGTCTCCATGTACACATGTTTAATCAATTCTCCGACCTCCAATCAGATTGTATATTGGCTTACAACCCAAATGCGCTGTTTTCATGACATTCGCATAATAGCGAGGACGGaagataaatttattatgaGGAGGCCATACCACCCTAATATCCCAGGATAAATCCAGTGTACTGGCCTGCCCTCATTAAAATGTACATGTTGCTGTTGGAATAATTAATTGGGCcagaatattaaatattaaagacTGACTGATATCAATTGTTTTCACCGATACCGATATTGTTTGCTTTTACGGATATTAGCCAGTTGTCACTAAAGCGAAATGTATAAAATGATCAGtattattcaaaattaataactgtATTCAACTATCCAAGAAACTGCAGGTTTTAATAGAGAAAAATGAGTTGGTTTGCATGTTTCTTAGTAGGTAACATCATAGGtattgcttttgttttgtacGAAACTAGGACGCACATGAACgctaaactacgacacacGCGGACATTAAACTAGACCTccgtaaaaaattaaactacgACATATAAACAAGATGCACTGGAtggttaaactacgacgcacgtaaaggctaaactatgTCCCACAGGCTGTTAAATTACGTTGAGCGTAAAGGTCAAACAACGACACACATGAAAGCTAAACTAGCacacacgtgaaggctaaactacgaagCATGTGAAGGTTAACCAACGACGCATGTAAAGgttaaactacaacacacGTGATGGCTAAACTACGAGGTCAAGTAGGTTGCACGTCGCTTCCCACTAACTATTTATATATCGCTGTAATGTCGGCGTTTTTTTGCTGATATCGATTATCAGTAGAACGTAAATACCGGCCAATAATATTGGTAAACCGATATATTGGTCAAcctctttttaaatattagactttatttctttttaaatatgagACGTATCTCATTTAATTgcgaatttattttacagctttGTCTTCCAAATGGAATGCTTACTTTTCCTGGCAATTCATCAGAAGAGTGTCCAAGCACAGTTCGTAGATTACAGATGCAACACATATTAACTAAAACTGCACTTGAGTTATGTGGTTGGTTGCATGTACGTGAGGTTGGTCACAGAACATGGAAGAAACTTTATTGTGTTCTGCGGAATTCAGGCCTTTATTACAGTAACAAAACCACAAGCaaggtttgtttaatattaattaccatattgttaaaaaataattttcttaaaatacaatgaaacaCTTTTTCAATAATCTGGTCTAATTGGAATAATATTCAATTAAAGAATGCCTAAATAGTTATCAATTAGCGGAAATTTGTTAAGAAAAGGTATGtttaaagaatattaacaatagcattttatacatattttcatttttttattatctcAAAACTCAAATAGGGATTCAATACAGAATATCAAAATTGTGAGTTCCGAATCTAATTACGAGATTcgatatttaatttaatgtcaTACGCcattacttaaaatatattaaaaaaattataaacaaggATTGTGAGTTGATCATTGTATTTGTAggcattataaataaaatgttttgagtTTGCTATACGTTTCGCACTGGATGTTTTCGCATCATTGTAGTGCAGGGATTGGTAGTGTCTGTTCCAGCTGAAAAAAGATGGGTTGCCGATATTAATGTGTAACAAATTGCGAAAACGCCAAATGGAAAACATCTGGCAACTTTTTATCACCGACACAAAAATTATAATGTTCCACCTAGGTTTCTATTATAGTGTCAATAAACTGAattatgtttgtaaaattaatgttGTCTTCTAAATAAGGAGTAAAAAAGATTCGGAAatctttattcaaaaaaaaggTATTCCAGGATATtgtagaatacctaattattctgaaTTGTCTATTCCTAATTTTTATGATCGCTAATTGATCCTTAGGAACCACAGCACTTGGTATCTATTGCTGAAGTACATTCTGCTCAAGTGTGGTTTCccattaacaataaaaaaccaACCAGTAGTGCTCCTTATCCGCATTGCTTCTGTCTCAAGGTACGTAAACAATCTTCATTTATTGAAAttagtttttctttaaattttactgaCAATGCTCTGGTAGTTAGTAACAGAGAGATGAATTATTATGTATACGTATTACTTTATTAATGGAATAcctttattttgttcatgGAAGTTCCTTTCCTGTTGGtagcaataaattttatattaatttttaaattgaaaataaacacttttatcacataatgataataattctttttataatgtttttagcCTCGCAAGTTTAAGAATGGATCAATCATTAGATGGTTTTGTGTTGAATCAACCCACACCATGTCAGCATGGATAAGCGGACTAAGACTTACtatggtaaatttatttttttactaatacTGTTTTTACATACGACTTTTTGTTGTGCACCAATTTACATGCTCGTGAAATGAGgttgttttttgttacatttccGCTGatctttattctttttttcctCATGTTAAAAATGAGcttgtaatatataatttgaCATTTGTCCGATGGTGCAGCCATAAAAAAAtgaggtaaaaaaataatgacagTTAGCTGACAGTCAGGCACCGAGTAACATTCATGTCATACTTTTTCTAAAACATTTACCAATTATGATCAAAGAAATCATaactacaaacaaaaaatttttatttaaaaaaaacatttattattttttgtttaaaaaaagacgCCTTAGTGCACCACTGCATGTATCTAATAATGTATGTGGCAATCAAGTAAAAATCAtgccatattttcattttttgatcATAAAATGGATTGCCTTAACAGAATGGAAGTCGGTTTTATGAATCTTACCTGAGTGCACGAAGACAATCTCAATCTAATCTTGTTCGAAGTTCAAGTGATCGAACAATTAATGTAAGACGAAATATCAATTACTTTTCTTAGATTAATATACTGAAAAAGAATTACTGATTTTAGTTTGCTAACCAAAACATTATCCAGGcggtagtttttttaaattttccaatttatttaaattcttgtAATATTAATTGACATTGGTCGGCACTGTTTTAAGTAAAAGTGGCGAGTGATGCTGatt
It includes:
- the LOC100179445 gene encoding growth factor receptor-bound protein 10-like — its product is MIWSVWVTDISSWKEVDLPHSSTAALLIHTLLTKLKRKIDLSSWSIIEQNSDSMIERYVEDYEIIDEIWKNQESDSISRFCLNKTPSKYTILLSPDLCLPNGMLTFPGNSSEECPSTVRRLQMQHILTKTALELCGWLHVREVGHRTWKKLYCVLRNSGLYYSNKTTSKEPQHLVSIAEVHSAQVWFPINNKKPTSSAPYPHCFCLKPRKFKNGSIIRWFCVESTHTMSAWISGLRLTMNGSRFYESYLSARRQSQSNLVRSSSDRTINRHDFAAMDFRGETGRVIHDPKEVAMLELEQQSSWRRRLINRTITGQASDRNIVGSSAPTKQVAFFARAIHQTQTWFYGKITREEATEELHRNGNVDGLFLVRDSHTIPGGIVVTLCHNQKSRHIPITQIERNGQNFYTADNGETRFVDMIQLVDFHRLNKGSLPCLLLHECSHSQMS